Proteins found in one Anopheles aquasalis chromosome 3, idAnoAquaMG_Q_19, whole genome shotgun sequence genomic segment:
- the LOC126579064 gene encoding UDP-glycosyltransferase UGT5-like — MIARYQASVVLVVTLLSTLCSLVGGANILVVYPSISKTNYIFGQALFEELATRGHNVTIVSPFEVQYGQENIRQVRITGLFSHIEDYGLNVNVFTKRDKSSFYGNTNLIYGTAAIADYTLGHPKLQELLQNPTETFDLLILDQVLCDSLLGLAYHYGIPAIVYSSSGPDKYTNEMVANPHNSAYNPIPSLGYSDRMTLVQRVWNTFVSICEQFNYKYLYLPSQEAVYQRHFQRPNLPPLLDLIHNVSLVMVNSHPVITFARPMVPNMLEIGGAHLRTFEDTGFSQDVINWVEKAQNGVIYFSVGTNIRSADFPDYLREAFTQAFARLDQVLVIWKWENATLVNQPSNVIVGPWMPQQQLLAHPNVRLHITHGGSLSMMETVHYGKPILGLPLAGDQEILVNRAVEAGYGLKLDYQNVTEDMVFEQIQRIMNDRSYRLAALQASRHFREQPQKPMEKVMYYIDFVLKRDGGVSYLRSGALYLSFWSRHVVDVAIMAILIVMVPVGLFATLIQIILRKTHDRKVQKTTSTSTDSKRPEPKTTKGNAKVKRN, encoded by the exons ATGATTGCAAGGTATCAAGCGtcggtggtgcttgtggtgaCGCTGTTGTCTACGCTGTGCAGTCTGGTAGGTGGTGCCAATATTCTCGTTGTTTATCCGAGCATCAGCAAGACGAATTACATCTTTGGCCAAGCGTTGTTCGAAGAGCTGGCTACACGTGGCCACAAT GTGACGATTGTAAGTCCGTTCGAGGTGCAGTACGGCCAGGAGAATATACGGCAGGTAAGGATAACCGGGTTATTCAGTCACATCGAAG ATTACGGTCTGAATGTGAACGTGTTCACTAAGCGCGACAAGTCCAGCTTCTATGGCAACACCAACCTGATCTACGGTACGGCAGCTATCGCCGATTACACCTTAGGGCATCCGAAGCTCCAGGAGTTGCTCCAGAACCCAACCGAGACCTTCGACCTGCTCATTCTGGATCAGGTGCTTTGCGACAGTTTGCTCGG TCTGGCTTATCACTATGGCATACCGGCGATTGTGTATAGCTCATCCGGCCCCGACAAGTACACCAACGAAATGGTGGCCAATCCACATAACTCGGCGTACAATCCGATACCATCGCTCGGGTACTCCGACCGGATGACGCTGGTGCAGCGTGTCTGGAACACGTTCGTCTCGATATGCGAGCAGTTCAACTACAAGTACCTGTACCTACCGTCCCAGGAAGCCGTTTATCAGCGGCATTTTCAGCGCCCAAACCTTCCGCCCTTGCTCGATCTGATCCACAACGTGAGCCTCGTGATGGTCAACAGCCATCCGGTGATCACCTTTGCCCGGCCCATGGTGCCAAACATGCTCGAGATCGGTGGAGCTCACTTGCGAACGTTTGAAGATACTGGCTTCTCCCAGGACGTCATCAATTGGGTGGAAAAGGCACAGAACGGGGTCATTTACTTCAGCGTCGGTACGAACATCCGGTCAGCGGACTTTCCCGATTATTTACGTGAAGCATTTACGCAAGCATTCGCGCGGTTGGACCAAGTGCTCGTCATTTGGAAGTGGGAGAATGCAACGCTCGTGAACCAACCATCGAATGTTATCGTGGGTCCCTGgatgccacagcaacagctgttGGCACATCCGAATGTTCGGCTACACATCACTCACGGTGGATCGTTGAGCATGATGGAAACGGTGCACTATGGTAAACCGATCCTTGGACTACCGTTGGCCGGTGATCAGGAGATACTCGTGAATCGGGCAGTGGAAGCCGGATATGGTCTAAAACTGGACTATCAGAATGTAACAGAGGATATGGTGTTTGAACAGATACAACGCATCATGAACGATCGGAG CTATCGTCTAGCGGCATTGCAAGCGTCTCGACATTTCCGTGAACAGCCTCAGAAACCGATGGAAAAAGTTATGTACTACATTGACTTTGTGCTCAAACGGGACGGAGGCGTTAGCTATCTGCGCAGTGGTGCCCTGTACCTGTCCTTTTGGTCTCGGCATGTAGTTGACGTGGCCATAATGGCAATTCTTATCGTGATGGTCCCCGTAGGTCTTTTTGCCACGCTGATTCAAATCATTCTGCGAAAAACCCATGACCGGAAGGTGCAGAAAACCACATCAACCTCCACGGACAGCAAGCGACCCGAGCCGAAAAcaacgaaaggaaatgcaaaagtgaagcgaaactGA